In Acropora muricata isolate sample 2 chromosome 13, ASM3666990v1, whole genome shotgun sequence, the DNA window CTTGTCACTTCGGAAGGATAAACAGTGTACACCAAAGCGAGGCTGAACCAAGGCAGCCAACAGACCAGATATAATAATGCCATTATGACAAATATTACCACACATCTTTGTTCGTTTTTACGGTGTTGTTCTCTACAATTCTGTTCTAACTGCCTTTGTTCTCGCGCCTTCTTAATGACCTGATACATAACATAATAGGCATAAATCATGAGGGTGTATGGGATAACAAAAACAGCTGTGAGGCAAAATATAGCATGACCCATCTGAAGACGCCTACCCCTGGTACTCTGGGTATTTTCATTCTTCCAGAAGAAAGGAACAATCGCAACTGCAATGGAACCAGTCCAAACCAAACAAAGCACCCTAAAGATTGTTGTCTTGGAGGTTATACGTGTTGTTTCCCGCTTGAATGACATGTATTTGTCTAAAGTTATGGCCAAAATGTGATACCCTGTTGATACAGCTGTAAAGTTATGCAAGACAGccacaaagaaaaacaaatccGACAACTTGGGTTGTGGAATACTGCGGGTGAATGCTATCAAAGTAATTGGGATATTGACAATGCCAGTAAAGAAATCGCATGCTGCTAAACTGATAAGAAGATAGTTTGATGCTGTCCTTAATGAGGGCTTCTTTGCAAAAAGTAAGAACACTAAGCTGTTCGCCAAAGTGATTAACAGTGAAAATGGAGTTAGTTCAGGGACAGCTTCGTGGAGCGGATCGACATTGAAGGTGAAGTTCGAGTAAGTTGGTGGGTCATTGGAAATCCCTCTGGAAGCTGTGGTTTGAGTTGTGTTGAACGTCATGCACTGCTGGT includes these proteins:
- the LOC136896594 gene encoding 5-hydroxytryptamine receptor 2A-like, whose translation is MTFNTTQTTASRGISNDPPTYSNFTFNVDPLHEAVPELTPFSLLITLANSLVFLLFAKKPSLRTASNYLLISLAACDFFTGIVNIPITLIAFTRSIPQPKLSDLFFFVAVLHNFTAVSTGYHILAITLDKYMSFKRETTRITSKTTIFRVLCLVWTGSIAVAIVPFFWKNENTQSTRGRRLQMGHAIFCLTAVFVIPYTLMIYAYYVMYQVIKKAREQRQLEQNCREQHRKNEQRCVVIFVIMALLYLVCWLPWFSLALVYTVYPSEVTRGPQLDTVSHVFALVRYSTSVLNPILYTFFKRDFFTAFKEVILRKRYGEERFSSVLETARQSSCEAYL